Proteins encoded in a region of the Gemmatimonadota bacterium genome:
- a CDS encoding response regulator — MVEGRAVIAWVSGIAERVIGSIADITVEQQVGEQLAIAQRMEAVGRLAGGVAHDFNNLLTAIRGFASFAMDEQLPSSRAREDIDQVLQAADRAAALTRQLLAFSRRQVLQPHLVNVNEIIGNLQKMLTRVLGEDVEVQTFLDTAITPVMVDPGQLEQVIMNLVVNARDAMPDGGLLTIETANLMLDEAYAATHADAAAGEHVMIAITDSGSGMDTLTISRLFEPFFSTKDRDRGTGLGLATSYGIVRQSGGHISVYSELGKGSTFKVYLPRAADDDVPAPRRAPEVVARLNGAETVLVVEDDERVRRVSSYALKRFGYRVLEAHSAESALAIFGQERERIAMVVSDIVLPRMSGLALVQEMLQSQPSLRVLYVSGYTENAFLQRGAFAPGMELLEKPFAPEALVRRVRTILDRPVA, encoded by the coding sequence ATGGTCGAGGGGCGCGCCGTGATCGCCTGGGTCAGCGGCATCGCCGAGCGCGTCATCGGCTCGATCGCCGACATCACGGTCGAGCAGCAGGTGGGCGAACAGCTGGCGATCGCCCAGCGCATGGAGGCGGTCGGGAGGCTCGCCGGCGGCGTGGCGCACGACTTCAACAACCTGCTCACGGCGATTCGTGGCTTTGCCTCGTTTGCCATGGACGAGCAGCTCCCCTCCAGTCGCGCGCGCGAGGATATCGACCAGGTCCTGCAGGCCGCCGACCGCGCCGCCGCGCTGACCCGACAGCTGCTCGCCTTCTCGCGGCGCCAGGTGCTGCAGCCACATCTCGTGAACGTCAACGAGATCATCGGCAACCTGCAGAAGATGCTGACGCGCGTCCTGGGCGAGGACGTCGAGGTGCAGACCTTCCTCGACACCGCCATCACCCCGGTCATGGTCGACCCGGGACAGCTCGAGCAGGTCATCATGAACCTGGTGGTGAACGCGCGCGACGCGATGCCGGACGGCGGACTGCTCACGATCGAGACCGCGAACCTCATGCTCGACGAGGCCTACGCCGCCACGCATGCCGACGCCGCGGCGGGCGAACATGTGATGATCGCCATCACGGATTCGGGGAGCGGCATGGACACGCTCACCATCTCGCGCCTCTTCGAGCCGTTCTTCTCCACGAAGGACCGCGACCGCGGCACCGGGCTGGGGCTGGCCACGTCCTACGGGATCGTCCGCCAGTCGGGCGGGCACATCTCGGTGTACAGCGAACTCGGGAAGGGGAGCACGTTCAAGGTCTACCTCCCGCGCGCCGCCGACGACGACGTCCCCGCGCCGCGCCGCGCCCCCGAAGTCGTCGCACGACTCAACGGCGCCGAGACGGTGCTCGTGGTGGAGGACGACGAGCGCGTGCGTCGCGTGTCGAGCTACGCGCTCAAGCGCTTCGGCTATCGCGTACTCGAGGCGCACTCGGCCGAGTCGGCGCTGGCGATCTTCGGGCAGGAACGCGAACGCATCGCGATGGTGGTCTCGGATATCGTCCTCCCACGCATGAGCGGGCTCGCCCTGGTGCAGGAGATGCTGCAGTCGCAGCCGTCTCTGCGCGTGCTGTACGTCTCGGGCTACACGGAGAACGCCTTCCTGCAGCGGGGGGCCTTCGCGCCGGGGATGGAGCTGCTGGAAAAGCCCTTCGCACCCGAAGCGCTCGTCCGGCGCGTGAGGACCATCCTCGATCGACCGGTCGCCTAG
- a CDS encoding PAS domain-containing protein, with protein sequence MAPLHAHGRTFGILQLLALGDARPFTADDADLVATLAQHAALAVQNAQLVSSLQQELAQRVESGARLEASELRYRSMFEGSPVPLWVIDRESHRFLAVNEAAIDAYGYSHDEFLAMTIFDIRPASEFGVCGSRSAGRPRRAAFRHLHPPSQGLLASLGRGRLARRRLRRASRAHGTCPRRHRACARLRGAAHLRRTAPPARQRHQGGHLGVESGHGRAAVERRHLRPVSLRPG encoded by the coding sequence GTGGCGCCACTCCATGCGCACGGGCGGACCTTCGGCATCCTGCAATTGCTCGCCCTGGGAGACGCGCGACCGTTCACCGCGGACGATGCCGATCTCGTTGCCACCCTCGCGCAACACGCAGCCCTCGCCGTCCAAAACGCGCAGCTCGTGAGCTCGCTGCAGCAGGAGCTGGCGCAGCGCGTGGAGTCTGGTGCGCGACTGGAGGCATCGGAGCTGCGATATCGCAGCATGTTCGAGGGGAGTCCGGTCCCACTCTGGGTCATCGACCGCGAGTCCCATCGGTTCCTCGCCGTGAACGAGGCGGCGATCGACGCCTATGGCTACTCGCACGACGAGTTCCTGGCGATGACGATCTTCGACATCCGCCCGGCGTCGGAATTCGGAGTGTGCGGATCGCGCTCAGCAGGTCGGCCCCGGCGTGCGGCATTCCGGCACCTTCACCCACCGTCGCAAGGACTGCTCGCTTCTCTCGGTCGAGGTCGACTCGCACGACGTCGACTTCGACGGGCGTCCCGCGCGCATGGCACATGCCCGCGACGTCACCGAGCGTGTGCTCGCCTTCGAGGCGCTGCGCATCTCCGAAGAACGGCACCGCCTGCTCGCCAGCGTCACCAAGGAGGCCATCTGGGAGTGGAATCCGGCCACGGGCGAGCTGCAGTGGAACGCCGCCATCTACGACCTGTTTCACTACGCCCCGGGTGA
- the ettA gene encoding energy-dependent translational throttle protein EttA — translation MAPQFIYVMKALTKVVPPSRVILNDIWISFYPGAKIGVLGSNGAGKSSLLRIMAGVDKDWNGEAWAAQGTKIGYLPQEPQLDPTLTVQGNVELAVKEQRNLLNRFNEISMAFAEPMSDEAMQKLLDEQAKVQDKIDHMDLWNLDNKIEVAMDALRLPPADADVTTLSGGEKRRVALCRVLLEQPDMLLLDEPTNHLDAESVAWLEHFLADFAGTVVAITHDRYFLDNVAKWILELDRGSGFPYEGNYTQWLEQKKTRMAQEEKSASARQKTLERELEWVRMGAKARQAKSKARIQKYEELASEAQQEKVTQNEIVIPPAPRLGNDVVIAKGLKKSYGDKLLFENVNFDLPRGGIVGIIGPNGAGKTTLFRMITGQETPDEGTLKIGDTVQISYGDQTRTLDGARTVWDEISGGREMIPVGKKEMNSRAYVGSFGFKGSDQQKLVANMSGGERNRLHLAKTVMIGGNLLLLDEPTNDLDVDTLRALEEAVLDFAGCAVIISHDRWFLDRVATHILAFEGNSEVVWFEGNYQGYIEDLKKRKGPDADQPHRVQYRKLVR, via the coding sequence ATGGCTCCGCAGTTCATCTACGTCATGAAGGCGTTGACCAAGGTGGTCCCGCCGTCGCGCGTCATCCTCAACGACATCTGGATCTCCTTCTATCCCGGGGCCAAGATCGGCGTCCTGGGGAGCAACGGGGCCGGGAAGTCGTCCCTGCTGCGCATCATGGCCGGGGTCGACAAGGACTGGAACGGTGAGGCCTGGGCGGCGCAGGGGACGAAGATCGGCTACCTCCCGCAGGAGCCGCAGCTCGACCCGACGCTCACCGTGCAGGGGAACGTCGAGTTGGCAGTGAAGGAGCAGCGCAACCTGCTCAACCGCTTCAACGAGATCTCCATGGCCTTCGCCGAGCCGATGAGCGACGAGGCGATGCAGAAGCTCCTCGACGAGCAGGCCAAGGTGCAGGACAAGATCGACCACATGGACCTGTGGAACCTCGACAACAAGATCGAGGTGGCGATGGATGCGTTGCGGCTGCCGCCGGCCGACGCCGACGTGACGACGCTCTCGGGCGGTGAGAAGCGCCGCGTGGCGCTCTGCCGCGTCCTGCTCGAGCAGCCCGACATGTTGCTGCTGGACGAGCCGACGAACCATTTGGACGCCGAGAGCGTGGCGTGGCTCGAGCACTTCCTCGCCGACTTTGCCGGGACGGTGGTGGCCATCACCCACGATCGCTACTTCCTGGACAACGTGGCCAAGTGGATCCTCGAGCTCGATCGCGGGAGTGGCTTCCCGTACGAGGGGAACTACACGCAGTGGCTGGAGCAGAAGAAGACGCGCATGGCGCAGGAAGAGAAGTCGGCCAGCGCGCGCCAGAAGACGCTCGAGCGCGAGTTGGAGTGGGTGCGCATGGGGGCCAAGGCGCGTCAGGCCAAGAGCAAGGCGCGTATCCAGAAGTACGAGGAGCTGGCCAGCGAGGCGCAGCAGGAAAAGGTGACGCAGAACGAAATCGTCATCCCGCCGGCGCCGCGGTTAGGCAACGACGTGGTGATCGCCAAGGGGCTCAAGAAGTCGTACGGCGACAAGCTGCTGTTCGAGAACGTGAACTTCGACCTCCCGCGCGGTGGCATCGTCGGGATCATCGGCCCCAACGGGGCGGGGAAGACGACGCTCTTCCGGATGATCACGGGGCAGGAGACGCCCGACGAAGGGACGCTCAAGATCGGCGACACGGTGCAGATCTCGTACGGCGACCAGACGCGCACGCTCGATGGGGCGCGCACGGTGTGGGACGAGATCTCCGGCGGGCGCGAGATGATCCCGGTGGGGAAGAAGGAGATGAACTCGCGCGCCTACGTCGGCTCGTTCGGCTTCAAGGGGAGCGACCAGCAGAAGCTCGTCGCCAACATGTCGGGCGGCGAACGCAACCGCTTGCACCTGGCGAAGACGGTGATGATCGGCGGCAACCTGCTCCTGCTCGACGAACCGACCAACGACCTCGACGTCGATACGCTGCGCGCGCTGGAAGAAGCGGTGCTCGACTTCGCCGGCTGCGCGGTGATCATCTCCCACGATCGCTGGTTCCTGGACCGTGTGGCGACGCACATCCTGGCCTTCGAGGGGAACTCGGAAGTGGTCTGGTTCGAGGGGAACTACCAGGGCTACATCGAGGACCTCAAGAAGCGGAAGGGGCCGGATGCCGACCAGCCGCATCGGGTGCAGTACCGGAAGCTGGTGCGGTAG
- a CDS encoding universal stress protein, which yields MPILCGTDFSPAAGHALLAATEVARRAGSAVQVVCATGARLHAAAFPDTSQGAGGLAATRAERLAAEVARVRAAGVAADGDLDPRVAEDALVSRARSHDVPLVVLGAVGHSAIERLLLGSVAGRVAMSSPVPVLVVREGGAWERWRAGSAPLRVAVAFDSGTSARGALAWAGWLASLGNVQLTVCQVVHPAFENERLGASGPGAGIELFPATLDALTSELAARVAVVLPDAPVELQLEPNLGRIDSALIEFAHARHVDLLVVGSHQRHGFERLWEASVSRGVLHHAPMSVAVVPFA from the coding sequence ATGCCAATCCTCTGCGGAACCGATTTTTCGCCGGCCGCCGGCCACGCGCTGTTGGCCGCGACCGAGGTGGCCCGTCGCGCGGGAAGTGCCGTGCAGGTGGTCTGCGCGACCGGGGCCCGGCTACACGCCGCCGCGTTCCCTGACACGTCGCAGGGGGCGGGGGGGCTCGCCGCCACGCGTGCCGAGCGCCTCGCCGCCGAGGTCGCGCGCGTCCGGGCCGCGGGGGTTGCGGCTGACGGAGACCTCGACCCGCGGGTCGCGGAGGATGCGCTGGTGTCGCGCGCCCGGTCGCACGACGTCCCGCTGGTGGTACTGGGGGCCGTCGGGCATTCGGCGATCGAGCGCCTGCTGCTCGGGAGCGTCGCCGGACGGGTGGCCATGTCGTCGCCCGTCCCAGTGCTCGTGGTGCGCGAGGGGGGGGCATGGGAGCGCTGGCGCGCGGGAAGCGCGCCGCTCCGCGTGGCCGTCGCCTTCGACTCGGGCACCTCGGCGCGGGGGGCGCTGGCCTGGGCCGGGTGGCTGGCGTCGCTGGGCAACGTGCAGCTGACGGTGTGCCAGGTCGTCCACCCCGCCTTCGAGAACGAGCGCCTGGGCGCGTCGGGGCCGGGGGCGGGGATCGAACTCTTCCCGGCGACGCTCGACGCGCTCACCAGCGAGCTCGCCGCCCGCGTCGCCGTGGTGCTCCCCGATGCCCCCGTCGAGTTGCAGCTGGAGCCCAACCTGGGGCGCATCGACAGCGCGCTGATCGAATTCGCCCACGCGCGACACGTCGACCTGCTCGTGGTCGGCTCGCACCAGCGCCACGGCTTCGAACGTCTGTGGGAAGCGTCGGTATCGCGCGGCGTGTTGCATCACGCGCCGATGAGCGTGGCGGTGGTGCCTTTCGCCTGA
- a CDS encoding universal stress protein, whose protein sequence is MRVILVPVDGSPLAETALPTAIALARRTAATRVDAVIVVPEAADPLATSGAPVADARLDHDLRVESERYAAALRLRLPQMAPDVATGVTLLHGRPVERLATRVLAGGHDLIVMTTHGRSGISRAWLGSVADGLLRSTLTPLLLLRDVSAAAPPADAGSFATVVIPIDDGSVSEEIIADALAVAGHEATYHLVHVVVPVRWLPPPSALEVVTAGSADAADAVDSADTAERLSAKRDAAVRHVAAVAERLRAHGVQVRTHIPVHQSPAEAILAYAHECGASLIAMTSHGRGATARLLIGSVADKVVRGATVPVLVRVPAHR, encoded by the coding sequence ATGCGCGTTATCCTCGTCCCAGTCGACGGCTCGCCGCTCGCCGAGACCGCCCTCCCCACCGCCATCGCCCTCGCGCGGCGCACCGCGGCCACGCGTGTCGATGCGGTCATCGTCGTCCCCGAGGCCGCCGACCCGCTCGCCACGAGCGGCGCCCCGGTCGCCGACGCCCGCCTCGATCACGACCTCCGCGTCGAGTCCGAGCGCTACGCCGCCGCGCTCCGCCTCCGCCTCCCGCAGATGGCGCCGGACGTCGCAACCGGCGTCACCCTCCTGCACGGACGTCCCGTGGAGCGCCTGGCCACTCGCGTGCTGGCTGGGGGGCACGACCTCATCGTGATGACCACGCACGGTCGCAGCGGGATCAGTCGCGCCTGGCTGGGGAGCGTGGCGGACGGGCTCCTGCGCAGCACGCTCACCCCGCTCCTGCTGCTGCGTGACGTCTCAGCCGCCGCCCCGCCGGCCGACGCTGGCTCCTTCGCGACCGTCGTCATCCCGATCGACGACGGGAGTGTCAGCGAGGAGATCATCGCCGACGCGCTCGCCGTCGCCGGCCACGAGGCGACGTATCACCTCGTGCACGTCGTGGTCCCGGTGCGCTGGCTCCCACCGCCGTCTGCGCTCGAGGTCGTAACCGCCGGCAGCGCTGACGCCGCCGACGCGGTCGACTCGGCCGACACCGCCGAGCGTCTCAGCGCCAAGCGCGATGCGGCGGTGCGGCACGTCGCCGCGGTCGCCGAGCGATTGCGCGCGCACGGGGTGCAGGTGCGGACGCACATCCCGGTGCACCAGAGCCCGGCCGAGGCCATTCTCGCCTACGCGCACGAGTGCGGCGCCTCGCTCATCGCCATGACGTCACACGGGCGCGGGGCGACGGCGCGACTGCTCATCGGCAGCGTGGCCGACAAGGTGGTGCGCGGGGCAACGGTCCCGGTGCTGGTGCGCGTCCCCGCGCATCGTTAG
- the crcB gene encoding fluoride efflux transporter CrcB → MRLIGVIAIGGAAGSVARFLLGALLQPRAAGTFPWGTFTINLTGSLLLGFLMRVAMASSAMSPELRALLTVGFCGGYTTFSTYSYETAVLLESGHYGKAATYAVTSVVLALAGTFLGFMAAREFLDR, encoded by the coding sequence ATGCGCCTGATCGGCGTCATCGCCATCGGGGGGGCGGCGGGGAGCGTGGCGCGCTTCCTGTTGGGGGCGCTGCTGCAACCTCGCGCGGCGGGGACCTTCCCGTGGGGGACCTTCACGATCAACCTCACCGGGTCGCTCCTGCTCGGCTTCCTGATGCGCGTGGCGATGGCCTCGAGCGCGATGTCGCCCGAGCTGCGCGCCCTGCTCACCGTCGGCTTCTGCGGCGGCTACACCACCTTCTCGACGTACAGCTACGAGACCGCGGTCCTCCTGGAGAGCGGGCACTACGGCAAGGCCGCGACCTATGCCGTCACGAGCGTGGTGCTCGCACTGGCCGGGACCTTCCTCGGCTTCATGGCCGCGCGCGAGTTCCTCGACCGGTAG
- a CDS encoding peptide chain release factor 3: MPTEVALELERAVSHRRTFAIISHPDAGKTTLTEKLLLYGGAIHLAGAVKSRRAERHATSDWMKLEQERGISVTSSVMQFEYDGFAVNLLDTPGHEDFSEDTYRTLVAADSAVMLLDNRKGVEERTRQLFEVCKKRRTPIFTFVNKCDRVGEDSLKLLSDVEADLGIDCHPITWPIFHGNAFVGVYDRRLDQVHLFGKDEHHGATRAIAQRLPLHSADTRARVGDEPYAQLLHDIELLDAAGHPFDRDAVMRGELSPVFFGSALTNFGVEPFLREFLELAPPPLPRESTTGIIEPTNPSFTGFVFKIQANMDPRHRDRIAFVRICSGRFVAGLEVTQVRTGKKVRLSAPQQFMARERTAVEEAWPGDVIGVIDRGNLRIGDTLAEDGNPEFTGIPRFPPEHFARVVLIDPMKRKQLDAGLRQLTEEGAAQVFFTSPTEVSGPTPLIGAVGMLQFDVMLHRLEHEYGVRCRLEKIAGRYPRWVTGPKDAIERVGRERGRNILYDAFGAPLILFEDSWGLRWALERETSVKFHDSAP, from the coding sequence ATGCCCACAGAAGTCGCCCTCGAGCTCGAACGCGCCGTCTCCCACCGGCGCACCTTCGCCATCATCTCCCACCCCGACGCTGGGAAGACCACGCTCACGGAAAAGCTCCTCCTCTACGGCGGAGCCATCCACCTGGCCGGCGCGGTCAAGTCGCGCCGCGCCGAGCGGCACGCCACGTCGGACTGGATGAAGCTGGAACAGGAGCGCGGCATCTCCGTCACCTCGAGCGTCATGCAGTTCGAGTACGACGGCTTCGCGGTCAACCTCCTCGACACCCCAGGGCACGAGGACTTCTCCGAAGACACCTACCGGACGCTCGTCGCCGCCGACAGCGCCGTCATGCTCCTCGACAACCGCAAAGGGGTCGAGGAGCGCACGCGCCAGCTCTTCGAAGTCTGCAAGAAGCGGCGGACCCCGATCTTCACCTTCGTCAACAAGTGCGACCGTGTGGGCGAGGACTCGCTCAAGCTGCTGAGCGACGTCGAGGCCGACCTGGGGATCGACTGTCACCCCATCACCTGGCCCATCTTCCACGGCAACGCCTTCGTGGGCGTGTACGACCGGCGGCTCGACCAGGTGCACCTGTTCGGCAAGGACGAGCACCACGGCGCCACGCGCGCCATCGCCCAGCGCCTCCCGCTGCACTCCGCCGACACGCGCGCGCGCGTGGGCGACGAACCGTACGCGCAGCTGCTGCACGACATCGAGCTGCTCGACGCCGCGGGGCATCCGTTCGATCGCGACGCCGTGATGCGAGGCGAGCTCTCCCCGGTCTTCTTCGGCAGCGCGCTGACCAACTTCGGGGTCGAGCCGTTCCTGCGGGAGTTCCTCGAGTTGGCCCCGCCGCCGCTCCCGCGCGAAAGCACGACCGGGATCATCGAGCCGACCAACCCGAGCTTCACGGGCTTCGTCTTCAAGATCCAGGCGAACATGGACCCGCGGCATCGCGACCGCATCGCCTTCGTGCGGATCTGCTCGGGGCGCTTCGTCGCCGGGCTCGAAGTCACCCAGGTGCGCACCGGGAAGAAGGTCCGACTCTCGGCGCCGCAGCAGTTCATGGCGCGCGAACGCACCGCAGTGGAAGAGGCCTGGCCGGGGGACGTGATCGGCGTGATCGACCGCGGCAACCTCCGCATCGGCGACACGCTCGCCGAAGACGGCAATCCCGAGTTCACCGGGATCCCGCGCTTCCCCCCCGAGCACTTCGCGCGCGTCGTCCTCATCGACCCGATGAAGCGCAAGCAGCTCGACGCGGGGTTGCGACAGCTCACTGAGGAAGGGGCGGCGCAGGTCTTCTTCACCTCGCCCACCGAAGTCTCGGGTCCCACGCCGCTCATCGGCGCCGTCGGCATGCTGCAGTTCGACGTGATGCTGCACCGCCTCGAGCATGAGTACGGGGTGCGCTGCCGCCTGGAGAAGATCGCCGGGCGCTATCCGCGCTGGGTCACCGGCCCCAAGGACGCCATCGAGCGCGTGGGGCGCGAGCGCGGGCGCAACATCCTGTACGACGCCTTCGGCGCCCCGCTGATCCTCTTCGAGGATTCGTGGGGGCTGCGCTGGGCGCTGGAGCGCGAGACGAGTGTCAAGTTCCACGACTCCGCCCCGTGA
- a CDS encoding prolyl oligopeptidase family serine peptidase, with the protein MSHSLVRSRSWRLAAAVLTATPSVLFAQQNADATWQPREVLTKETYVAPPSSIARLVSAPRQNQAPLTDLSPDRRYFLRTITDGLPSVQVFGKPHYYFAGLQVDYQANRARSLTNRGATSLALVEATTGKVTTIEAPKGATIASPAWSPDGSRIAYLADFDNATKLYVADVATGKSRPLGTGSLLATLVTAPEWSGDGSKVFTVLLPDGRKPEPKRPAIETGPLVRITDGDKNKTRTYASLLRDAFERELMEYYVTGQLAAVDARSGAVSKIGAPAMIAAIDPSPDGKYVRVTRMDAPFSYIVQYTNFAQREELWDAAGKVVTTLVVRPLREGDTPVADGPVASQAADTARRNFAWLPNGGGLTFLKQDPAPARGAGADTAEAPRGPGANGARRKDKLFTWAAPFATGTEKVVHESDTRMSGVLFTDDAKVAFVAENATGTGHVYAVYVDEPGKRYTLWRLRGITASVGRRGGFFGGGGRGGAGDDSLTFYQNPGNLMVRRGKMGVDVAMLSSDGTHAYLEGTRYFKDWQTQAPRGFVDKVEIKSAKKTRLFEGAADTFDNVVAALDDDFSKAVLTRESPSMVPNTFVREMASGTLTPVTNNADLTPEFTNAVRKRVEVTRADGIKFIVNVTLPAGYVAGTRLPGMLWLYPYEYTDQAGYDRTLRTENINRFPQAGPRTIEYLVTQGYAVANFSPPVIGAAGRMNDNYVTDLQKNLSAVIDELDRQQFIDRTKLAIGGHSYGAFTTVNALVHTPYFKAGIAGDGMYNRTLTPSGFQSERRDFWEGQETYLEMSPFFKADQLTGALLMYHSIEDQNVGTAPISSERLMHALEGLGKTASLYMYPYEDHGPATKETLLDQWARWTAWLDVYVKQGEKKPVKAQKPIS; encoded by the coding sequence ATGTCACACTCGCTGGTCCGTTCCCGTTCGTGGCGCCTCGCGGCCGCCGTCCTCACGGCGACGCCGAGCGTCCTGTTCGCGCAGCAGAACGCCGATGCCACCTGGCAGCCGCGCGAGGTCCTGACGAAGGAGACGTACGTCGCGCCGCCGTCGTCGATTGCCCGGCTGGTGAGCGCGCCGCGCCAGAACCAGGCGCCGCTCACCGACCTGAGCCCCGATCGCCGGTACTTCCTGCGGACCATCACGGACGGGCTGCCGTCGGTGCAGGTCTTCGGCAAGCCGCATTACTACTTCGCCGGGTTGCAGGTGGACTACCAGGCCAACCGGGCGCGGTCGCTCACCAATCGTGGGGCGACGTCGCTGGCGCTGGTGGAGGCGACGACGGGGAAGGTGACGACGATCGAGGCGCCCAAGGGGGCGACGATCGCCTCGCCGGCCTGGTCGCCCGACGGGTCGCGCATCGCGTACCTCGCCGACTTCGACAACGCGACCAAACTGTATGTAGCCGATGTCGCCACGGGGAAGTCGCGCCCGCTCGGCACGGGGTCGCTCCTGGCGACGCTGGTCACCGCGCCGGAGTGGTCGGGCGACGGGAGCAAGGTCTTCACGGTCCTCCTTCCCGACGGGCGCAAGCCCGAGCCCAAGCGCCCGGCGATCGAGACCGGGCCGCTGGTGCGCATCACCGACGGCGACAAGAACAAGACGCGCACGTATGCGTCGCTGCTGCGCGATGCGTTCGAGCGGGAGCTGATGGAGTACTACGTCACGGGGCAGCTCGCGGCGGTCGATGCACGGAGCGGGGCCGTCAGCAAGATCGGCGCGCCGGCGATGATCGCCGCGATCGACCCGTCGCCCGACGGCAAGTACGTGCGCGTGACGCGCATGGATGCGCCGTTCTCGTACATCGTGCAGTACACCAACTTCGCGCAGCGCGAGGAGCTGTGGGACGCGGCCGGCAAGGTCGTGACCACGCTGGTGGTGCGTCCGCTGCGTGAAGGGGACACGCCGGTGGCCGATGGCCCCGTGGCGTCGCAGGCGGCCGACACCGCCAGGCGCAACTTCGCCTGGCTCCCCAACGGGGGCGGGCTCACCTTCCTCAAGCAGGATCCGGCGCCAGCGCGCGGGGCCGGTGCCGACACGGCCGAGGCGCCGCGCGGCCCGGGGGCCAACGGGGCGCGCCGCAAGGACAAGCTCTTCACCTGGGCGGCGCCGTTCGCGACCGGGACCGAGAAGGTCGTCCACGAGAGCGACACCCGCATGAGCGGCGTCCTCTTCACCGACGACGCCAAGGTGGCCTTCGTCGCCGAGAACGCGACGGGGACGGGGCATGTGTACGCGGTGTACGTCGACGAACCTGGCAAGCGCTACACGCTGTGGCGCCTGCGCGGGATCACCGCGAGCGTCGGGCGTCGCGGTGGCTTCTTTGGCGGCGGCGGACGTGGCGGGGCGGGCGATGACTCGCTCACGTTCTACCAGAACCCCGGCAACCTGATGGTGCGGCGTGGCAAGATGGGGGTCGACGTGGCGATGCTGTCGAGCGATGGCACGCACGCGTACCTCGAGGGGACGCGCTACTTCAAGGACTGGCAGACGCAGGCCCCGCGCGGCTTCGTCGACAAGGTCGAGATCAAGTCGGCCAAGAAGACGCGCCTCTTTGAAGGGGCGGCGGACACGTTCGACAACGTGGTGGCCGCGCTGGACGACGACTTCAGCAAGGCGGTGCTGACGCGCGAGTCGCCGTCGATGGTCCCCAACACCTTCGTGCGCGAGATGGCGTCGGGGACGCTCACGCCGGTGACGAACAACGCCGACCTCACCCCCGAGTTCACCAACGCCGTGCGCAAGCGCGTCGAGGTGACGCGTGCCGACGGGATCAAGTTCATCGTGAACGTGACGCTTCCCGCCGGCTATGTCGCCGGGACGCGCCTCCCCGGGATGCTCTGGCTCTATCCGTACGAGTACACCGACCAGGCGGGCTACGACCGCACGCTACGCACGGAGAACATCAACCGTTTCCCGCAGGCCGGGCCGCGCACGATCGAATATCTCGTCACGCAGGGGTACGCGGTCGCCAACTTCTCGCCGCCGGTGATCGGTGCGGCGGGGCGCATGAACGACAACTACGTCACCGACCTGCAGAAGAACCTGTCGGCTGTCATCGATGAACTCGACCGGCAGCAGTTCATCGATCGCACCAAGCTGGCGATCGGCGGGCACAGCTACGGCGCCTTCACCACGGTGAATGCGCTGGTGCACACGCCGTACTTCAAGGCGGGGATTGCCGGCGACGGGATGTACAACCGCACGCTCACCCCCAGCGGCTTCCAGAGCGAGCGTCGCGACTTCTGGGAAGGGCAGGAGACGTATCTCGAGATGTCGCCCTTCTTCAAGGCCGACCAGCTCACGGGGGCGCTCCTCATGTACCACTCCATCGAGGACCAGAACGTCGGGACGGCCCCGATCTCCTCGGAGCGCCTGATGCACGCGCTCGAGGGACTCGGCAAGACCGCGTCGCTGTACATGTATCCGTACGAGGACCACGGCCCGGCCACGAAGGAGACGCTGCTGGACCAGTGGGCCCGCTGGACCGCCTGGCTCGACGTGTACGTGAAGCAGGGCGAGAAGAAGCCGGTGAAGGCGCAGAAGCCTATCTCCTGA